DNA sequence from the Papio anubis isolate 15944 chromosome 7, Panubis1.0, whole genome shotgun sequence genome:
tgcagtgagcagagcgccactgcactctagcctgggcaatagagggagactctgtctcaaaaaaaaaaaaaaaaaagccacataacAAACTTCCAAAATCAAACTGCTTTACTATACTTTATTGATATTAACACAACAGATTTCAGTAAGCACCAGCTACCATGTTACCAGTACACAacagaaacaaagtcaaaagaaTTATATATTAATGCAAAGAGTAAACACAGAATGCTTTCACTTCCACTATACTCCTCTGTAACAAAACATCCTACATACTTTGTACAATTTGCTTATAATtggttaaatatttaatatgaagCAAGGTTGATTTTTTAATCAAACTTCTATTTCTCAGTGGAAAACGCTCTCTTCATCAGAGGTGGTTGAGTTTTCCCAACATCAAACATCATTTCCAAAGGTGGGTTATTGAGAGAACACCAATCAGGTATACGGCCCGTCTGATTATAATACTCCTTTGAAACAGAACGGCTCCCAAGTATGTCTTGTAATGCTCCAAAAATAGCCCCTGtgtgacaaaaatattttttatagctaAGATGAAAACTTTTACTAGAAAACTTTATGTACATATACATCTACTTCACTATATGACAAAAGTGGAttggtaaaattcagcaatgCATTGCCACAATCTTCAAAGTAATTCCAGTCAAgctattctttatattttgaataacagaGTAAGCCATAACTCCGTGTTAAAGTAATTGAAATGGCCTTTAGCAGGTTAAGAGTGAACATGATAACAAGTATTATTGCATTTAAAAGCAAGTTAGATAGAGTGGAGTGGAAGGTATTTTCAACTTTGTGTAAATACAATCAACAAGATTCTGAGTTTTCTCTCTCACAACTAAGGttacatatcaataaataaaatggtactGCAAAACCCAATAAACATCATCATAATGTCCTAACATTCTATACTGAAGACCTTATTAAGACCCACAAGgcagtcttttaaaaacaattccattaCTAAATCAATTTGTCCTAGATCAAAACTACATTTATACCAAATCCTATTTTACAAGAAATTATataacattcattttaaaatgtcacactactttgtttttctctctgaatgTACAATCCTGATACCTTCTAGCTCTGCATCATAAAACATATATCAGAAcgtatataaatgtacatattcatTATTGTTTTTCCCTTCAAAGTAGTTACAGCTGACCTTTGAACAATGCAGGGATTAGGGGTGTGCACCCACAAGCACCtgaaaaatccatgtataatttttgcctcccccaaaacttaactaccaaTAGTCTACTGTTGACTGAGAAGTCTTACCAATAACATGAATAGTCAGTTAACACATAAACAGACCAGTatctacatatgtattttttatacattcatgatatatctttttcttaatttttttgatatttctaggctacgtggtttgtctgttttttccaaTTGCTGCAAATCTTCAAAAATTTTTCCAACATTATTTCCTCAAAACAGCATATCAATGGACCCACATAATTcgaacccatgttgttcaagggtcaactgtacttatTAGGTTATTTCCTTATTTCGGTGAAACCATCATTACTTAAAACATTTAATGAACTCAGCCACAAATACAGTTATAAAATAAAGAGACCAATTTTCATATGTGGCTCACTAAATTTGcaagacattaaaataaacattttaagaaatggtaagccgggcacagtggctcacacatgtaatcccagcactttgggaggccgaggcgggcggatcacctgaggtcacgagtttgagaccagcctgaccaacatggagaaaccccgtctctactaaagatacaaaaaaattagccgggtgtagtggcgggtgcctataatcccagctactagggaggtggaggcaggaggatcgcttgaggctgggaggcggacgttgcagtgagctgagatcgcattattgcactccagccggacgGGCAACAaggatgaaactctgtctcaaaaaaaaaaaaaaaaaaaaaaaggtagcatcCATCACTGGAATAAATTCATAGCTTTCACTATTTTGAGGGATGACTTTAACTAAATGAGGAAGTTAATATCACAGTGCAAATGCCAAGAGAATTAGATATAAAATTCTgacaattaatataatttaagaaaaagtcagctgggcgtggtggctcatgcctataatcccagcactttgggaggccgaggtgggtggatcacgaggtcaagagatcaagaccatcctggccaacatggtgaaaccccatctctaccaaaaatacaaaaagtagctgggcatggtggtgcacgcctgtagtcctagacacgcgggaggctgaggcaggagaattgcttgaacctgggaggcagagcttgcagtgagcccagatcgcaccactgcactccaacctggtgacagagtgagactccgtctcaaaaaaaaaaaaaaaaaaaaaaagaaagaaagaaaaagtcaatgtTAGTTGTATTTATCAAGTGGGCAATTCTGAACCCTGAATGATTTATTCTAATATATCCATTAATAGTGTCATTCAGAGACCAAATACTATATAatcactatattttaaaagtgaaattcttACCTCCCAACCAGGCCACACAATTAGCTTTTGCAGGTGGAGTATGAATTCGAAATGTCTTAGTGCCAAGggcttttttatattttggtttttctaCCAAATACCTTATTTCTGCAAGCAATCTGTGGAGAAATCCTGGCAACATAGAAGTGCCCCCTATGACTACCAAATTCTCTGCTAGTTGCTTCCTGGTGTCTATTGGAcactgttattaaaaagaaagaaaaaaagaaggacttATTCTGAACTGTACAAATAATGCTTGACTgaacttaagaaaatatacatattatatatactatgattatacatattattattataatactacaGATTAAACAGGTGATCATTTGTATCACAAAAAGGGCCACGGCAAGGTTTCTTTCATGTAGCAAAGCAAGTATAACCACCATAAAAATACTGccaaatatatacacaaacttaaaagattttaaaatattttaaagtctaatAGCATAGGATTTTACATTCCATAGGGTATATGGCAGTAATATGTGAGTGTTCTCACTGTCAGGGTAGCAATGATTAAGTAGGGCAAAGAGCATGAGAAGAAATAACTTCTCTTTTTTGGGGTAAGGGAAGTATGTGGAAATTTCGTTTTTCCAAGGTGTATTCAAGTGCCAGTTGTTAAGTGGGAAGATAATACTCCTAGAAAAATTATGGTTCTACATCAGTTCTCTTTAAGAGTTAGCAATGATAAGGTCCTTCAATGAATGGAGCCCTAGAGGCAAACATATCTTCCAAGGCAATGGTATTTCATGCGAAGCCCTATAATTAcatagtcattaaaaaaaagagacatattaTTACCATATGTCCTGTGGAATTTAAAATTGAATACTATACAACCCTGAATTGGAAGGAACCATAAACCACACTAGGTACTAAATAAAAATCTGGTCCTGACTCTTAAAAGAATGCACgtcgctgggcacggtggctcatgcctgtaatccaagtcctttgggaggctgagacaggtggatcacctgaggtcaggagttcaagaccagcctgaccaaaatggagaaactccatctctacccaaaaacactaaattagccggcatggtggcacatgcctgtaatcccagctacttgggaggctgaggcaagagaatcgcttgaacccaggaggtggaggttgcagtgagccgagatcacaccattgcactccagcttgggcaacaagagcaaaactctgtcaaaaaaaaaaaaaaaaaggcaggtacagtggctcacgcctgtaatcccagcactttgggaggcagaggtgggtggatcacaaggtcaggagttcgagaccagcctggccaacatggtgaaaccctgtatctactaaaaatgcaaaaattagccaggcatggtggtgggcgcctgtaatcccagttacttgggaggctgaggcagaagaatcacttgaacccaggaggcggaagttgcagtgggccaagatcacgccactgcactccagcctgggtgacagagcgagactatctctaaataaataaataaataaataaataaataaataaataagcacatgtCCATGGCACTCATTATCCTGGGGTTTGGAATGCTGTAGATGCCATTTCTCAGTGCCAAAGTAAAACTCATGaactataacattttaaaataaaagtttaaaaagttttaaaaggacCGTATtctgtaaaaattaataaaattcaataagcAGATTAGTTGTtgacacatattaaaaataatatgtgacaAGGATTGCTAGTTgcctaaaataacatttaaaatttttatttaaaggacTGTGATAATAAAGGGAATTTTTTTGACAAGATAAAATACCTGTATAAGGGAATCCAATATTAAAGTGGCAACTGATTTCTCTTCATTATCTTGTTCAAAAAGAATTTCCACAACTGAATCTCTAATGGGATTTGGAAAAGAGAGCTTTCTGTTGGTGTCACATATTATTACACAGAATATACCATGATTTCcatttacatagtatttttaaGTACCAATACTACATTAAcaaagaataattattaaaatacaagttgttctcatttgtaaatggaaAGGATAACAATGCCTGCCTCAGGGGTTGAGGTGAAGATGCAATAAGTTAATAGAACAGGGTCTGCCTAAATTATtagctgttactattattatgtatacatttacatttattttgtgtccAATTATAACTCCCCAAacctaagaaaagaaaagaaatagtattcTATAATAATAAGATTCAACAAGCAGATTAGCTGGTGATACAAGAGATTTATAAGCAACCACCCCCcccccatttcttttttaaaataatacaaggatCACCAGTTGCTTAGTAAAATATCCACTTTCCAATTTATTCTCAAATTAAAATAACTCTATTACTTTTTGGTAGCATGAGGAAGATCTTTGTGGTGATGAAAGAGttctatatgtttaaaaaaattatatatatatttaaggtatacaacatattttgatatatatatacacacacacggtGAAGTAATTACTACATTCAAGCAAACTAACCTATCCATCACCTTCCGTAAGTAGTAAGAGCACCCAAAATCTATTCTTAGCAAAATTTCAGTATAGAATACAGTGTTACTAACTAAAgtcctcatgctgtacattagatctctaggcTTATTCATCACTCACAACTAcaagtttgtgtcctttgacccTCTCCTCATTTCCTTCCCCTCTCAACTCCTAACAACCACTgttttactctctgtttctagatgtttcacttttttttagattccacatatacaAGTGAGATCAAgcagtaattttctttctgtctggcAATAGTTCTGTATCTCCATTGTTGTAGTGACTGTAGAAATCTACATATGATAAAATAACACAGAACTAACACATACTTTATGCCAATGCCAATTTACTAGTTTTGGTATCATATTATAGTTATATAAGATGTTTAACCATTGGGAGAAACTGAAAGGGTATATGGGACCTCTCTGTATTATCTTTTACTACTGCCTGTTAATCTGTAGGatttgaaaataagataaaactcAGTTTTTAAGCTGGATATATTGTGCCTCCAACCCATCCCACTAGTTAAAACACTGTATTTACCAGCCTCTggccagatgcaatggctcatgcctataatcccagcatttcaggaggctgaggcagtgcaggggaatggcttgaggccaggagttcaagaccagcctgagaactGGTCTCAGCATAGTgcgacctcatctcttaaaaaaaaaaaacagtctttctTGCAACTAGATGTAGTTAAGTACCAGACAAGGAGATGGAGGCAGAAGTAATATGtcggactttttttttcccttttgagacaaagagtcttgctctgtgcaatggtgtgatctcgaatcagcctcccagattcaagtgattctcatgtctcagcctcccaagtagctgggattacaggtctgtgccaccacgcccagctaatttttt
Encoded proteins:
- the ACTR10 gene encoding actin-related protein 10 isoform X3, producing the protein MALLTLGINSAMVLDCGYRESLVLPIYEGIPVLNCWGALPLGGKALHKELETQLLEQCTVDTSAAKEQSLPSVMGSVPEGVLEDIKVRTCFVSDLKRGLKIQAAKFNIDGNNERPSPPPNVDYPLDGEKILHVLGSIRDSVVEILFEQDNEEKSVATLILDSLIQCPIDTRKQLAENLVVIGGTSMLPGFLHRLLAEIRYLVEKPKYKKALGTKTFRIHTPPAKANCVAWLGGAIFGALQDILGSRSVSKEYYNQTGRIPDWCSLNNPPLEMMFDVGKTQPPLMKRAFSTEK